The following proteins are co-located in the Salvelinus namaycush isolate Seneca chromosome 33, SaNama_1.0, whole genome shotgun sequence genome:
- the LOC120027789 gene encoding activin receptor type-2B gives MFASWLTFALLLGTFCAGPSHGEVDTRECLFYNVNYEIEKTNQSGVERCEGEKDKRLHCYASWRNNSGTIELVKKGCWLDDFNCYDRQECVATEENPQVFFCCCEGNFCNERFTHLPDVNGPMIKPPPPTPTLLNVLVYSLLPITMLSMALLLAFWMYRHRKPPYGHVDINEDPGLVPPPSPLVGLKPLQLLEIKARGRFGCVWKAQMMNEYVAVKVFPIQDKQSWMNERDVFLTPGMKHENLLRYIAAEKRGTNLEMELWLISEFHQRGSLTDYLKGNAISWTELCHISETMACGLAYLHEDVPRYKGEGPKPAIAHRDFKSKNVMLRTDLTAIIGDFGLAVRFEPGKPPGDTHGQVGTRRYMAPEVLEGAINFQRDAFLRIDMYSMGLVLWELVSRCKAADDPVDEYMLPFEEEIGQHPSLEDLQDVVVHKKMRPVFKDCWLKHAGLESMCETIEECWDHDAEARLSAGCVEERISQIRRLTSPPTSDCLVSMVTSVTNVDLPPKESSI, from the exons gACCAAGCCATGGCGAGGTGGACACACGGGAGTGCTTGTTCTATAACGTGAACTATGAGATCGAGAAGACCAACCAGAGCGGGGTAGAGCGCTGCGAGGGTGAGAAGGACAAGAGGTTGCACTGCTACGCCTCATGGCGCAACAACTCTGGTACCATCGAGCTGGTGAAGAAGGGCTGCTGGCTGGACGACTTCAACTGCTATGACAG GCAAGAGTGTGTGGCGACAGAGGAGAATCCTCAGGTCTTCTTCTGTTGCTGCGAGGGGAACTTCTGCAACGAGAGGTTCACCCACCTGCCCGATGTCAATGGACCAA tgATCAAGCCGCCTCCCCCAACACCCACCCTACTCAATGTGCTGGTCTACTCACTGCTGCCTATCACCATGCTCTCCATGGCTCTGCTGCTGGCCTTCTGGATGTACCGCCACCGCAAGCCGCCCTATGGCCACGTGGACATCAACGAG GATCCTGGCCTAGttccccctccttcccccctggTGGGGCTTAAACCCCTGCAGTTGCTGGAGATCAAGGCAAGGGGGCGCTTCGGGTGTGTGTGGAAGGCCCAGATGATGAATGAATACGTGGCTGTCAAGGTCTTCCCCATTCAG GATAAGCAGTCGTGGATGAATGAGCGGGACGTGTTCCTCACGCCGGGGATGAAGCACGAGAACCTGCTGCGCTACATTGCGGCCGAGAAGCGCGGGACCAACCTGGAGATGGAGCTGTGGCTCATCTCTGAGTTCCACCAGAGG GGCTCCCTGACAGACTATCTGAAGGGGAACGCGATCAGCTGGACTGAGCTGTGTCACATCTCTGAGACCATGGCCTGCGGGCTGGCCTACCTGCACGAGGACGTTCCTCGCTACAAAGGAGAGGGACCCAAACCGGCCATCGCTCACAG GGACTTCAAGAGTAAGAACGTGATGCTGCGGACGGACCTGACGGCCATCATCGGAGACTTTGGGCTGGCGGTGCGGTTCGAGCCGGGCAAGCCCCCAGGGGACACTCATGGCCAG GTGGGTACCAGGCGCTACATGGCGCCGGAGGTCCTGGAAGGGGCCATTAACTTTCAGCGGGATGCCTTCCTCAGGATAGACATGTACTCCATGGGCCTGGTGCTGTGGGAGCTGGTGTCGCGCTGCAAGGCGGCCGACG ACCCAGTGGATGAGTACATGCTGCCGTTTGAGGAGGAGATTGGCCAGCACCCGTCCCTGGAGGACTTACAGGATGTGGTGGTCCACAAAAAGATGAGACCGGTCTTCAAGGACTGCTGGCTCAAACACGCT GGCCTAGAGTCGATGTGTGAGACAATAGAGGAGTGCTGGGACCATGACGCCGAGGCGCGGCTTTCGGCCGGCTGCGTGGAGGAGCGCATCTCGCAGATCCGCCGGCTGACCAGCCCCCCTACCTCAGACTGCTTGGTCTCCATGGTGACCTCTGTCACCAACGTGGACTTGCCACCCAAAGAGTCCAGTATCTGA